The following are encoded in a window of Telmatobacter sp. DSM 110680 genomic DNA:
- a CDS encoding SpoIIE family protein phosphatase — MATTTTAPTLKYSDLDGEHSFALMAECTSIGRSPDQDLVLKEAFVSRRHALITRQDGKFEVVDQNSSHGTFLNGQRVQRVTLKPGDCLQFGSLNAASFRFLLPSGVPESSSGLASGLLSALSVFAPTDKNIPQPAREIEKLNFLLNAARQLNAGGAITDIFHALLQLSLQLTGVERGFVFLLEGEEMRLALGLRSDGSTVEEDSSVSRRAMQKAIESDSKFFLSDTLADDSASGWASVVANSIRSIYCIPLRKHISPAEPNRLLGMLYLDSQIGAGSLSDIDHRVLDTLANEASTLLHNALLAKTELKARQAADELAVAASIHSGLMSITLPRLDYAELRARSLPCHAIGGDFYDAIVLDDSLCVVIADVSGKGVPASIVAATLQGIIHALLLTGQSLTQIADLVNRFLCTRQVGKYATMVVLRVFPNGCVEYMNCGHIPPLLVTPKGTHYLEEANLIVGIIAEATYTSSQVTLRPGDRILLTTDGITEIENKAGEQIGIEGLAGLAHLPGLDAVIAHLIKVQASAEAQDDWTLLDIQYTGR; from the coding sequence ATGGCCACAACGACCACAGCGCCCACTCTGAAATACTCCGACCTGGATGGCGAACACTCCTTCGCCCTGATGGCCGAATGCACCTCGATTGGCCGTTCTCCCGACCAGGACCTGGTGCTCAAGGAGGCTTTCGTTTCGCGCCGGCACGCGTTGATTACCCGGCAAGACGGCAAGTTCGAAGTGGTGGATCAAAACAGCTCTCACGGCACCTTTCTGAACGGACAGCGCGTCCAACGCGTCACGCTCAAGCCAGGAGACTGCCTGCAATTTGGATCACTCAATGCAGCCAGTTTTCGTTTCCTGCTGCCTTCCGGTGTTCCAGAAAGCAGTTCAGGTCTCGCCAGCGGTCTGCTCTCCGCTCTTTCGGTCTTCGCTCCGACCGACAAGAACATTCCGCAACCGGCGCGGGAAATTGAGAAGCTCAACTTTCTGCTGAACGCTGCCCGCCAGCTCAATGCGGGCGGAGCCATTACCGATATTTTTCATGCGCTACTGCAGCTTTCACTTCAACTGACAGGCGTCGAACGGGGCTTTGTGTTCTTGCTGGAAGGCGAAGAGATGCGTCTTGCACTCGGTCTCCGTTCAGATGGCAGCACGGTTGAAGAAGATTCATCGGTATCGCGCCGGGCAATGCAGAAAGCCATCGAGAGCGATTCAAAATTCTTTCTGAGCGACACTCTCGCAGACGACAGCGCGTCAGGGTGGGCCAGCGTTGTGGCAAACTCGATCCGCAGTATTTACTGCATACCGCTGCGCAAACACATATCTCCCGCGGAACCGAATCGGCTTCTGGGCATGCTTTATCTCGATAGCCAGATTGGCGCTGGCAGCCTGAGCGACATCGACCATCGGGTGCTCGACACGCTCGCCAACGAGGCCTCTACGCTGCTGCACAACGCGCTGCTGGCCAAGACCGAACTCAAGGCCCGGCAAGCGGCGGATGAACTGGCAGTCGCGGCTTCAATTCATTCCGGACTGATGTCTATCACATTGCCGCGTCTTGACTACGCTGAACTTCGTGCGCGCAGCCTCCCCTGCCATGCGATCGGCGGAGACTTCTACGATGCGATTGTTCTGGATGACAGCCTTTGCGTTGTAATCGCCGACGTTTCCGGTAAAGGTGTTCCGGCATCGATTGTGGCCGCGACCTTGCAGGGAATTATTCATGCCCTTCTCCTCACAGGCCAGAGCCTGACGCAGATTGCCGATCTGGTCAATCGTTTCCTCTGCACGCGGCAGGTGGGCAAATATGCCACCATGGTCGTGCTGAGAGTATTTCCGAATGGCTGCGTAGAATACATGAACTGCGGCCACATCCCGCCGCTGCTTGTCACTCCCAAAGGAACACACTACCTTGAGGAAGCAAACCTGATCGTCGGCATCATCGCTGAAGCGACGTACACGTCGTCTCAAGTCACCCTTCGCCCTGGCGACCGCATTCTACTGACGACCGATGGCATTACGGAAATTGAAAACAAGGCAGGCGAACAGATTGGGATTGAGGGACTGGCAGGGCTGGCTCACCTGCCCGGTCTTGATGCGGTGATAGCCCACCTCATCAAGGTGCAGGCTTCCGCCGAAGCACAAGACGACTGGACGCTTCTCGATATTCAGTACACGGGGAGGTAA
- a CDS encoding translocation/assembly module TamB domain-containing protein, whose product MANIYRTSGESDTREPQPRRSFRRPLLIVAKFFATVIVFPILLGALVFFFVLNSSRGHAYLIDVIQKKAAESLGVPVRLQNLDLHLATLSVDLYGLTIDGAAPHSNPPLLQIQHAEAGVRVVSVLGREWYFDSIRIDNPVAQIFVDKNGISNIPTIKSSNNSNTSVFDLGIRHAVLTNGAVFYNNQPSAIALDLRDVQFNASFNSLLRKYSGTLVYSDGRLNYSGTQAPPHALSVQFDATPATLHLSPAKIQSGNSQVVLNATVNNYNSPIVQTEYNATVDGAQLASILHDPSIPSGLVAVSGTAQYQAAAGRTFVQSLTVNGDLNSHELIANTSSIRAEASNIAGHYSLANGDATLRDFRASLLGGEVTAQGTMKNIGADSRTKLDASLRGISLAQAKRMMGATASTGTVAIAGTLNATATATWGKTFDDLVAHTDATIKAGVDRAQIPKRIAAAGSSQTVANNDVPVNGPVPVNGVLHATYTGKNQELAVDHSYFRTPQSNLNLNGKVSKNSSLAVQLQANDLREIEDIADLFRVPAPSQPLQSFGLAGTASFNGVVRGSTSAPHLTGLLTAQNLQVQGSAWKLVRTNVDASPSQVSLQHAELDPATQGRVTMNASAQLRQWAFSKSSPVDLQLNASQMDISELAKLAGQQIPATGTLAADIKMHGSVLNPQGNGTVTLTKAAAYGEPISSAKVTFNGSGDQAHANLSIAAPAGTLEAKLTASLNNRTYTADLTSSGIHLDKLQTLKDNSASPTGVVSINAKGQGSFDNPQVDATIQIPSLVVEQQTISDIHLQASLANHQATAQLTSSAVNTSIKANAKVLLTGDYPADATLDTQGIPLGPLLAVYAPEQAANITGQTEVHATLHGPLKNKRMLEGHVTIPVLKLAYGSTVQLAETAPIHVDYKDGVINVQRSSIRGTDTDLQFQGTIPTIGDAPMSVLLLGNVDLHLAQLFNPDLRTSGQIKFNINSYGAARGPDFGGTIEIVDAAMATPDLPVGLQHCNGTLALNKDRINITQFKGNVGGGTLTAQGGVALRPSIQFDLGASAQDVRMLYPQGMRESINANLRFTGTTTNALLGGSVNLSDLSFTSGFDLNSFIDQFTGGVEAPPSQGFTQNVALNLALRSSNNVNLVSRTLSVGGSANLQVRGTMAEPVILGRANLTGGDIILNGNRFVLTGGTIQFVNPSETQPVVNLTLTTSIQQYNINLRFEGPVDQLRTQYSSDPALPSADIIHLLAFGQTTEASAANSTPANQAAETLVANQVSSQVTSRLSKVAGISQLSINPVLAGSNAQGPAGANITVQQRVTGNLFVTFSSNVQTTQGQTIQGQYQVTPRVAVSATRDPNGGFAFDTLIKKSW is encoded by the coding sequence GTGGCAAATATTTATAGAACTTCCGGCGAATCCGATACGCGCGAACCGCAACCGCGCCGGTCCTTCCGCCGTCCCCTGCTCATCGTGGCGAAGTTTTTTGCGACCGTCATTGTCTTCCCGATTCTGCTGGGTGCCCTGGTCTTCTTTTTTGTGCTGAACAGTTCTAGGGGACACGCTTATCTCATCGATGTTATCCAGAAAAAAGCGGCTGAGAGCCTCGGAGTTCCCGTCCGGCTCCAGAACCTTGACCTGCATCTCGCCACGCTCAGCGTCGATCTTTATGGTCTGACTATTGATGGTGCCGCCCCGCACTCGAATCCGCCTCTCCTACAGATCCAGCATGCGGAAGCGGGAGTTCGCGTCGTCTCGGTCCTCGGACGCGAGTGGTACTTCGACAGTATTCGCATCGACAATCCTGTTGCGCAGATCTTTGTCGACAAGAATGGCATCTCCAACATTCCTACGATCAAGAGCAGCAACAACAGTAATACGTCTGTCTTCGATCTTGGAATTCGGCATGCGGTGCTTACCAATGGAGCCGTCTTCTACAACAACCAGCCCAGTGCCATCGCACTTGATCTACGCGACGTTCAGTTCAATGCGAGCTTTAACAGTCTGCTGAGAAAATATTCGGGAACACTGGTTTACTCCGATGGGCGTCTGAATTATTCCGGCACGCAGGCTCCGCCCCATGCGCTCAGCGTGCAATTTGATGCCACGCCTGCGACCCTGCATCTGTCACCTGCAAAGATCCAGAGCGGCAACTCGCAGGTGGTTTTGAACGCCACGGTCAACAACTACAACTCGCCGATTGTTCAGACCGAATACAACGCCACTGTTGATGGCGCGCAACTAGCGAGCATCCTGCACGATCCATCCATTCCTTCCGGGCTGGTTGCTGTCTCTGGGACCGCACAGTACCAGGCCGCAGCGGGGCGCACGTTTGTGCAAAGCCTCACCGTTAATGGTGATCTCAACAGCCATGAGCTAATCGCAAATACGTCAAGCATTCGTGCGGAGGCATCCAATATTGCCGGGCACTATTCCTTGGCGAACGGGGATGCGACGCTGCGTGATTTCCGTGCCAGCCTTCTTGGCGGCGAAGTCACAGCACAGGGCACGATGAAAAACATTGGCGCGGATTCACGCACGAAGCTCGACGCCAGCTTACGCGGTATCTCCCTCGCACAGGCGAAGCGCATGATGGGAGCAACAGCTTCTACCGGTACGGTGGCAATTGCCGGCACTCTCAATGCGACGGCGACAGCCACGTGGGGCAAAACCTTTGACGACCTGGTTGCGCATACCGACGCAACCATAAAAGCAGGTGTGGACAGGGCACAAATCCCGAAGCGAATTGCTGCGGCAGGTTCATCGCAGACCGTTGCCAACAACGACGTCCCGGTCAACGGACCTGTTCCCGTCAACGGAGTTCTGCACGCAACGTACACCGGCAAGAACCAGGAGCTGGCAGTCGATCATAGCTACTTCAGGACGCCACAGTCTAACCTGAATCTGAATGGGAAGGTCAGCAAGAACTCCAGCCTCGCCGTTCAACTTCAAGCCAATGATCTTCGCGAGATTGAGGATATCGCTGACCTCTTCCGCGTTCCAGCGCCAAGCCAGCCATTGCAGAGTTTTGGACTCGCCGGGACTGCCTCTTTCAATGGCGTCGTGCGCGGCTCAACATCCGCGCCGCACCTCACCGGACTGCTGACCGCGCAGAATTTGCAGGTGCAGGGATCCGCGTGGAAGTTGGTGCGCACCAACGTGGATGCCAGCCCTTCGCAAGTGAGCCTGCAGCATGCGGAACTCGACCCCGCGACACAAGGCCGCGTAACGATGAACGCCAGCGCTCAACTGCGCCAGTGGGCCTTCTCAAAGTCCAGCCCCGTCGACCTGCAGCTCAATGCATCGCAGATGGACATCAGCGAACTCGCTAAACTCGCAGGCCAGCAGATTCCCGCCACCGGCACGCTTGCAGCGGATATAAAAATGCACGGAAGCGTATTGAATCCACAAGGTAATGGCACGGTAACTCTGACCAAGGCCGCGGCCTATGGGGAACCTATTTCCTCAGCGAAAGTAACGTTTAACGGCAGCGGAGATCAGGCACATGCGAACTTATCCATCGCCGCGCCAGCAGGGACCCTCGAAGCTAAGTTGACTGCGAGCCTCAATAACCGGACTTATACCGCTGACCTAACTTCATCTGGCATCCATCTCGACAAGTTACAGACGCTGAAAGATAACAGTGCAAGCCCTACCGGCGTGGTCAGCATCAATGCGAAGGGACAGGGCAGCTTCGATAATCCGCAGGTTGATGCGACTATCCAGATTCCCAGCCTGGTTGTGGAACAGCAGACCATCTCCGATATCCACTTGCAGGCCAGCCTCGCCAACCATCAGGCAACGGCACAACTCACGTCTTCCGCGGTGAACACTTCCATCAAGGCCAATGCGAAGGTTTTGCTCACCGGCGACTACCCTGCCGATGCCACGCTCGATACGCAGGGAATTCCGCTTGGACCTTTACTCGCAGTGTACGCACCAGAACAGGCAGCGAACATTACCGGCCAGACTGAAGTGCACGCGACACTGCACGGTCCGCTCAAGAACAAACGAATGCTTGAGGGCCATGTGACTATCCCGGTGCTGAAACTGGCTTATGGCAGCACCGTGCAGTTGGCGGAGACAGCGCCAATTCATGTCGACTATAAGGACGGCGTTATCAACGTGCAGCGCTCATCCATACGCGGCACCGACACCGACCTGCAATTTCAGGGCACCATTCCGACGATTGGCGACGCGCCGATGTCGGTGCTGCTGCTGGGAAATGTCGACTTGCACTTAGCCCAGTTGTTCAATCCCGACCTACGCACTTCAGGGCAAATCAAATTCAACATCAACTCGTACGGAGCAGCGCGTGGGCCTGACTTCGGCGGCACCATCGAAATTGTGGACGCTGCAATGGCCACTCCCGATTTACCGGTTGGCCTGCAGCACTGCAACGGAACCTTGGCGCTCAACAAGGATCGCATTAACATCACCCAGTTCAAGGGAAATGTTGGCGGCGGCACGCTGACGGCACAGGGCGGCGTCGCACTGCGTCCGTCGATCCAGTTCGATTTGGGCGCGTCGGCGCAGGATGTGCGTATGCTTTATCCGCAAGGCATGCGTGAATCCATCAATGCCAATCTGCGTTTTACCGGGACGACTACTAACGCGCTCCTCGGCGGCAGTGTGAATCTCTCGGATCTTTCTTTCACCAGCGGATTCGACCTCAACAGCTTTATCGACCAGTTCACGGGAGGCGTGGAAGCACCGCCTTCGCAGGGATTCACACAGAATGTCGCGCTCAACCTCGCCTTGCGTTCATCGAACAACGTAAATCTCGTAAGCCGCACACTGAGTGTTGGCGGGTCGGCCAATCTGCAGGTGCGTGGCACCATGGCGGAGCCCGTAATCCTGGGCCGCGCCAACCTTACTGGCGGCGACATCATTCTGAATGGGAATCGTTTTGTGCTCACGGGCGGCACGATTCAGTTTGTCAATCCGTCGGAAACCCAGCCGGTCGTGAACCTCACCCTGACCACATCGATTCAGCAATACAACATCAATCTCCGCTTCGAGGGGCCTGTCGATCAGTTGCGCACGCAGTACAGCTCCGACCCCGCGCTACCGTCAGCCGACATCATTCATCTACTTGCCTTCGGGCAAACCACAGAAGCAAGTGCCGCGAATTCGACTCCCGCTAACCAGGCTGCCGAGACGCTTGTAGCGAACCAGGTCTCAAGCCAGGTGACGAGTCGCCTGTCGAAGGTCGCCGGCATCTCGCAACTCTCCATCAACCCGGTGCTGGCAGGCAGCAATGCCCAGGGCCCGGCAGGCGCGAACATTACAGTCCAGCAGCGCGTTACAGGAAACCTGTTCGTTACGTTTTCCAGCAACGTTCAAACTACACAGGGGCAGACCATCCAGGGCCAATACCAGGTGACGCCCCGGGTAGCGGTGAGCGCAACGCGCGACCCCAACGGAGGCTTCGCCTTCGACACCCTGATCAAGAAAAGCTGGTAA
- a CDS encoding oligopeptide transporter, OPT family yields the protein MIATELDTKSLPESAYRPLKPGEEYQPIVPAHVTQPELTARSLFWGVIFCVIFTVASAYSGLKVGQVMEAAIPTSILAIGLARTYKRRSTLLENVIITGIAGAAGGVVAGAIFTLPALYILNLDPHPVQTIFICLAGGCLGVLFLIPLRRYFVRDMHGLLPYPEATAITEVLVTGEKGGSQARLLLQATAIAGVYDLFVTTFQIWKEYVDFQFVPIMHTLADRARMVLKFDAIAFILGLGYVMGLRSSMILCAGGVLSNLVLVPLIWFIGSHIVVAVYPGTLPISQMTAVDVYRNYVRFIGVGAIATAGIIGIVKSLRVVAGSFGIALRVFRHGEVAHPPRTDRDVPMTGILLGIIISAIAVAAFFGRLPVSWTVVAVGLAMTLLFSFFFASVAANAIATIARNPVSGMTMLTIIISSAVLLRFGVSGTAGMFFVMAIAGMVCTALSISGQFITDLKAGYWLGSTPAAQEKVKFLGVIVSAIAVGLTIGMLAHAFQFGESLPGDMRPVLASPQASIMKALVQGFMSHQPIAYVLFGVGAMVTVILEMLGQPSLIFALGMYLPLELNTPALVGGFLSHFLNKRSEKAGGEPGKRIRERGVIIASGLMAGGALGGVIGAALRLFPWFREDLIKIPFYGNNAVSQSISALVFAVLCGYVWYGSLKKEKV from the coding sequence ATGATCGCGACAGAGTTAGACACGAAGTCCCTGCCTGAAAGCGCCTATCGCCCTTTAAAGCCCGGCGAAGAATACCAACCCATCGTTCCCGCACATGTAACGCAGCCTGAACTCACGGCGCGTTCGCTGTTCTGGGGGGTCATTTTCTGCGTCATTTTCACGGTGGCCTCTGCCTACTCCGGCTTGAAAGTAGGGCAGGTAATGGAAGCGGCGATTCCTACCTCCATTCTGGCGATCGGCCTGGCGCGTACGTATAAGCGCCGATCAACATTGCTGGAAAACGTCATCATCACCGGGATCGCCGGAGCGGCCGGGGGCGTAGTGGCGGGCGCTATATTCACGCTGCCCGCGCTGTACATTCTCAATCTCGATCCGCATCCGGTCCAGACCATTTTCATCTGCCTTGCTGGCGGATGTCTCGGCGTCCTGTTCCTCATTCCACTGCGACGGTATTTCGTGCGCGACATGCACGGGCTGCTCCCCTACCCTGAAGCCACCGCCATCACCGAGGTTCTGGTAACCGGCGAGAAGGGCGGCTCGCAGGCACGACTGCTGCTGCAAGCCACGGCCATCGCCGGGGTTTATGACCTCTTTGTGACGACGTTTCAAATCTGGAAGGAATACGTCGACTTTCAGTTTGTGCCTATCATGCACACGCTCGCGGACCGTGCACGCATGGTTCTGAAGTTTGACGCCATCGCATTCATTCTGGGCCTCGGATACGTCATGGGACTGCGCAGTTCCATGATTCTCTGCGCGGGCGGGGTTCTTTCGAACCTGGTGCTGGTGCCCCTGATCTGGTTTATCGGCAGCCATATTGTTGTGGCTGTTTATCCCGGAACGCTTCCCATCTCGCAGATGACCGCCGTGGATGTCTATCGGAACTACGTCCGCTTCATCGGCGTTGGAGCCATTGCCACCGCAGGCATCATCGGCATCGTCAAGTCATTGCGCGTGGTCGCCGGATCTTTCGGAATTGCATTGCGTGTCTTTCGCCACGGAGAAGTTGCCCACCCACCGCGCACCGACCGAGACGTTCCAATGACAGGCATCCTTCTCGGCATCATCATTTCCGCCATCGCGGTCGCCGCATTTTTCGGCCGGCTGCCTGTTTCATGGACCGTCGTAGCGGTCGGTCTAGCGATGACGCTGTTGTTCTCGTTCTTTTTCGCCTCCGTCGCCGCTAATGCCATCGCCACCATCGCGCGCAACCCGGTATCGGGCATGACGATGCTCACCATTATCATTTCGTCGGCGGTGTTGCTGCGTTTCGGAGTTTCGGGGACAGCAGGCATGTTCTTTGTCATGGCGATCGCGGGCATGGTTTGCACCGCACTCTCGATCTCCGGCCAATTCATTACAGATCTCAAAGCCGGGTACTGGCTGGGGTCCACACCAGCAGCGCAGGAGAAGGTAAAATTCCTCGGCGTCATCGTCAGCGCCATTGCTGTCGGACTCACCATCGGCATGCTCGCACATGCCTTTCAGTTTGGCGAGTCGCTTCCGGGCGATATGCGCCCCGTTCTCGCATCGCCGCAAGCATCCATCATGAAAGCGCTGGTGCAGGGTTTCATGAGCCATCAGCCCATCGCCTATGTACTCTTTGGAGTTGGGGCGATGGTCACGGTGATCCTTGAAATGCTGGGACAGCCATCGCTTATTTTTGCGCTGGGGATGTATCTGCCCCTGGAACTCAACACGCCTGCGCTGGTCGGTGGCTTTCTCTCTCACTTCCTCAACAAGCGCTCTGAAAAAGCCGGCGGCGAACCGGGCAAGCGGATTCGGGAACGCGGCGTTATCATCGCCTCTGGACTGATGGCGGGCGGCGCGCTTGGCGGAGTGATCGGCGCGGCACTGCGGCTGTTCCCCTGGTTCCGTGAAGACCTCATCAAGATACCGTTCTACGGCAACAATGCAGTTTCGCAATCCATCTCCGCGCTCGTCTTTGCAGTGCTTTGTGGCTACGTCTGGTATGGCTCGCTTAAGAAGGAGAAGGTTTAA